A window of the Hordeum vulgare subsp. vulgare chromosome 5H, MorexV3_pseudomolecules_assembly, whole genome shotgun sequence genome harbors these coding sequences:
- the LOC123397080 gene encoding BTB/POZ and MATH domain-containing protein 2-like: protein MSASFAGVSVVSHGGELCPCAELSADTSADYAYHLLVVQDYTCTKKFTPTGQSIISRPFIVGDHEWCIQFFPNGDKPSCADFISLYLRRLIDDDDDEDKFVEVKFSFSFIDQVEKQKPVYIRGSKTYKFSRSETTWGSDRFTRKDALEQSRNMKYDGFTIRCDLIVCNTEVAATITHDIGQHLNNLLQTKVGADVTFEVNGETFAAHRCVLAARSTVFMAQLFGPMKEGTATTSSVIQIQDMEASVFSAMLSFIYTDSFPEMEKDDMQEDEAQAVEEEDEMRLQWLQELFAAADRYDLQRLKYMCVKHLSENIQVSSVGSNLALAEQHHCRGLKEACFRFIQAQSLSCLQRIMATGGWEYLITTCPTVLNDLIIRLALNQRN from the coding sequence ATGTCGGCATCTTTCGCCGGTGTGTCCGTCGTCTCCCACGGCGGCGAGTTGTGCCCTTGCGCCGAGTTGTCCGCCGACACCAGCGCGGACTACGCGTACCACCTACTTGTGGTCCAAGACTACACCTGCACCAAGAAATTCACACCCACCGGTCAGAGCATCATCTCCCGTCCTTTCATAGTCGGAGATCATGAGTGGTGCATCCAGTTCTTCCCTAACGGTGACAAGCCAAGCTGCGCTGACTTCATTTCTCTCTACCTTCGTCGTCTCatagacgacgatgatgatgaagacaagtTTGTGGAGGTCAAGTTCAGTTTTAGTTTCATCGACCAGGTTGAGAAGCAGAAGCCGGTGTACATTCGTGGAAGTAAGACCTACAAGTTCTCCCGCAGTGAGACGACCTGGGGCAGCGACAGGTTCACAAGGAAAGATGCACTGGAACAGTCACGTAACATGAAGTATGATGGTTTCACCATCCGGTGTGACCTCATTGTCTGCAACACCGAGGTGGCCGCCACAATTACGCATGACATAGGCCAGCACCTCAACAATCTCCTTCAAACCAAGGTGGGTGCCGACGTGACGTTCGAGGTCAACGGCGAGACGTTTGCCGCACACCGGTGCGTGCTTGCTGCCAGATCGACAGTCTTCATGGCGCAGCTCTTTGGCCCCATGAAGGAAGGCACCGCCACTACATCTAGCGTCATACAAATCCAAGACATGGAAGCAAGTGTATTCAGTGCTATGCTTAGCTTCATCTACACTGACTCGTTCCCTGAGATGGAGAAGGATGACATGCAGGAGGACGAAGCACAAgccgtggaagaagaggatgaaatGCGGTTGCAATGGCTGCAAGAGTTATTTGCGGCGGCAGACAGATATGACCTCCAGCGGCTCAAGTATATGTGTGTAAAGCACTTATCTGAAAACATACAAGTGAGCTCGGTGGGGTCCAATCTTGCTCTGGCCGAGCAGCACCACTGTCGCGGTTTGAAGGAGGCATGCTTTAGGTTCATCCAAGCCCAATCTCTTTCATGTTTGCAAAGAATAATGGCAACTGGTGGATGGGAGTATTTGATCACGACCTGTCCCACTGTTTTGAACGACCTCATTATCAGGCTTGCTTTAAACCAGCGGAACTAG